The window TACAAGCATGTTTATATAAAGGATGACTCATGGCACATGAcaaatttttgatttaaaaaaataaaaaaaaaaataaaaaatcccgGAAGGAGTACACGAGTAAGTTTAACGGATGTAGAATTGAATTGCGGACGTAACTCAAAATTACAAGATTTTGTGGGTTCAGTATATTATTTGTACTAGTTGATGATACTGGATTTGAAATAGTTTAGAATAGTGCTCTTATAAAGTAGTAAAGTACATACACACATTACAAATTAGATAATTGGTTGTTTTTTTCATCATCCAAAtccaaaaacttaacaagtcaTGACTTGATTTGCCACAAAAAATTTACTTGACAACATACTGAGCATCCAAAATTCTAACCAAAACTTCCAGATTATGTAGTTCTATAACCATGCCAGAATTATAGAAACAAACTTTTGTTCAAGAGGGACAAAGACCAACAAGAGATCATTGAAAAAACACCAGACAAAAGCACTCTTGGTCTCTGTGATCACATCAGATTTTGTCATCGGTAGTTCCTTTCTTCTCAAAAGCACGAACTATCTTCGAATAATAGCCCCAATCAGAGTGATCAGGTATTATTGGTGGCTGTCCAATGCGGTGATCCTTCACGTATGTAGGCACATCCTTTGCTTCTGAAAGCCCTTCCAAGAACATCCGTAACTCACCATTTGGACCTATTGAACAATTAACATTTACTTGATTTGGGTTGCTTTTATtctaactaaataaaaattataaatccCTAACTAAGAACACAACTCAAATAGATTGAACTGGTCATAAAATATTCAAATCCTGCTATAAAAATCTATTACATATTTACCTAAAAAGCGATCTTCCTTATACTCGGGATCATAAGTCTCAGGAAAAATCCCATTGTTAGGCTgcaagaaggaaaaaaaaccaCAACCCAAAATATATTCACAGTAAATATCTGCATATTATATGCCAGTAAACTAACATGACTACTAGTAACTAAGAGACACAAGTATAGGGTATACAGGATTTAAAAGGGCCTTCACAGGATCAGTGATTAATAACGTGTTAGATGGCGAATATCCTCCAGCACGCCATGGAAGATTCGAGTACTTATTCTGCCATATATAATCGAGTTGTTTCAAAAACAAAGGCTTGTCTTTCCTATCCAAACACATAAATCCAGTATCTGTGCATTGTTCTTGATcctaaaaagtgtaaaacatTACAtcaaaaaaacttataataattaagtaaacaacttttatgtattttataaacttaggttttaggtaaaataaaacaagtacttaagtaaaacaaataaaacaataggtttttcttcactgaagatcaccgtgcatcatgaaagtCATCGTagatcaattgcttcgtgaccatcaatttaaccatgatctaagtgTCAAAATCTTGCcgtatttgttttacattaatactagTTTACACTACCCAAACCCTATAAACTTATACACACAAATGACACAAAATACTAGTATTATATCAGTGAAGGAATTTGGCTAACCCAAGTGAACAATAACTTTCTTTTCCGATCTCCCATAACATGGTCCAATATTCCTTGTAGATTATACCTAGAcagaaaataacattttttttaaaaaaagggacATGAAATTCAATAAGTATATCCAACAACAAAAAGTAAtctagaaaaatataaatatacttacTCTCTAGCAGCAGACCAGAGTGCAACATGAAACCTTTGAAAGCAAAACTCCAAAAACTCTTTACAAAAGGGCCTTTTGTAAACTGTTATACATTTAAATGTTAACAGGAATGATACTCTTGATAGATAATCATATATAGAtgtataatatagatatagatatgatgGTTTACTCACCATGAAAACTTCCATAAGAAAAATCAGGTCGTCGGTTTTTGGGAAAAGTGTTTGGCCTACTACGATGTGCTCGGTAAACAATGATGCCAGCAAGAGGGAGCACAAGTAGTTTCTTCTTTGGACGAAGACTCAGTTTATCCAACGAAATGCTGATATCGATACTTGTTTCTTTTTCGTCTTTTTTTTCGACGTCATCAGAAGCAACGCTGTTGTTGCTTTTAGAACTTATTTTGGTTgccattatattattattgttactgtTTTGATGTGAGATATTGTTTTGTGATTATATATGTTGGAAGGGAGATTGAAGAGAAtgatatttgtatttgtattgggGATCGAAACATACAACCAATCCGATCACATCACACCCGAATTATGCCCCGACTAATAAACAACAACGACCACCTACGTTGCCTTTACAAGTCAAAAGTCAAGTCTTTTTGGCTTTTAAGATTCACGTGGCCCCCACCACTAACATATTTTAACTAGTTTTATTCCCGATACATTTGGTTTGAACTAACTGATCATCACTAGAAATTAGAAATCACATCTGCGCGACgattaaagatattttaaatatttttaaatttcagGTAAGATTGTATAAACCGTTTGtatatactatttttattattttttgatgaaATATTTAGATCATGTCTGCCGATCATCATAGGTACTCGATATTGTGGATAGAGAGATAAAGATGTAAAAGATAcacatcaataacaaaaatatacattGTAGGTACTCGATATTGTGGAAGGAAtgttgaaggaaaaaaaatgctCAAGTGGATaggttgaagaaaaaaaatgctcAAGTGTGTTATTTTGATATAAACCACATGGATGAAAAGGGAAaggaaaagggaaaaaaaaaaacctcacgTAATTTGCACGTGGGGGGACgagtttttttaaaagaataaaaaccacagggatgaaGAGTGTGTTTCTTGAACAATCACATGGACgaaaattatagtttttttcTAATTTGACTTAGGTAACATAGGAAATTAGATTAGACTATTTATCCGTATCAATTTATTAGTCCCAAACTATCATTTTGgaacaaaataaaatgataatgtgAACTATCATTTTGGCAATTAAATTTTACGTGGTCCATGATTCTTGCTTTAAAAGTTAGAATCCAAcgaaaggtaaaaaaaaatgattaattacatatatggcAAGAAGTAAAAAAGGTCAGATATCACATGTAGTAGATAGGGATGACCAGGTTTCAAAATAGTTAAGTATATATCATAGGTTAGAGGTGAGCAAAATCGaactgaaaacaaaaaaataccaTGAAAACCGAAAAATCCAAATGtgttaaatacaaatatataaagtaatgtGTATTTACCATTATACCCTTGTAATTAGTCTATATATAAGGGACTTAACCCTAATACTTGTAACATATCCTTATACATTACTTTCTTCCTCTCTTTCTTGTAGCCACCAACATCTATTCTCTAATTCATATTGTAGCAATGATGATTGATCAAAGATCAAGATTTATAACACGTTATCAGTAAGATGTTCTAACCAGTTAAAATTATttggttttagttttctaaaaaccgaaagttatggTTCGGTTCTGGTTTCTAGTGAAAACCGAACTGGaccaaaaatatatctattttactttagtttacatttatgtttttttattactcatttttggtaaatatgttaatatgtttGCAATTTTAAGTGTatacaataatattatttatatgttataAGTGAAAATACATGATAagattaatttagtttaataattgaataattaattaacgcgtaaaaatataaatagttcaatataaaattttgtttaaaataagtatttgaagtttgtacaacttataTTGATAGATTTGTTGGAAGAGATGTTAAAAATATAGTGTTTGGAAGAGTTGTTGAAATTATAGTGTAATCATAAtgtataaagttataaacttttCTAGCTCAAGTTGGCCCAAACCCACAAAGGGTTAAAAACCgctaaaaccgaaccgaaataaACCTAGACCTAAAAAACCGATACCCAatgattttagttttcaaaaactgaATTATAACGGTTTAGTTTTTGGTCTAGTCAAAACCGACCCACACCGAATTATATTTACCCCTATTGTAGGTGATGATATTTAATAAGAAAGTGATGTTATTCTAAGActtatttaagttataaaaaaaaaacccataaacaATATGTTATTCAAGGACTTGTGAAAGATGAAGAAATTAACAGAGAAGTTCGagcttgtttctttttcatTAGTGTCATTAGAAGCAACATTGTtcatgttggtggtggtggtgttagaACTTATTTTGGTTGCCATTTTTAAGGTTAAGTTATGATGAGAGATATTATTTGTGACAATAAATGGTAAGTGGTTCTTGGATTGAATTGGATGATAATATTTGTATTGGGGATTGAGAACCCAATTTAAAAACTGGATGTGTAACCCTATCATGGAAAGTGCGTAACCTCACCACAGAGGACGTCGTCGTTAATACCACGGGTCCCCATGTCTGTAATGATAAATTTGAATGAGAAATTAGCGGGTTCCCTGTCAGTGTCGGAATATTAACGGCGACGTCATCGCTAATATCTTAGTCGGGTTGACTTTTACCTGATGGTGTTCCCCTCTGCTTTAGAAACCATACATCAAAATTAATCACTCTCACATCATACCCCTAGACCCCAGTTAATGATTTAAATAGCCTCatcttttcaaatcaaaagtcgttcttttggtttttaaacCTTCACGTGGGCCCTTCACTGCCAAATTTGCAATTTATTTCTATTACATTTTACCCATATCAAAAACAACCATCACCCGATTATACTGATGATATCATACGTTTAAATTTTAGCTGAGATTTTATTAGTTCATTTCTTTATATAGAGCTGCAAGGTGGACCGGGGTAACCAACAATCATATAGGTGAGCTTTATTTGCTAGTCTTAAAAAGTAAAATTCGTTTGAACTTGTTAATCGtcatcattatttatttatttatttattgttatcaTTTCAAACACTTAAAGTATACCGTGTAACGTGTTTAGTTTtctttaaatgtaaaaataaaaataaaatacagtCATTTAAAATGTAATTCCTTATAAGTGTGTAAATAATGTGTAGTATATGAATGATTTGTTAGTCTTAACAAAGAATTTAGTTTTTCCTTTATAGCTAAGGTTAACGTTAGTTGGGGCCTTGGGGGTATTATAGTATTAACTATGAAACCTTTTTGGGCTTTGACTAGCTTTATCTAAGATAgaggtactgcatgttttacctaataTTTAACCGTATAAAAATGACGAAAAATGAAAgttagccaaaaaaaaaaatagttatatttgtaaaataaatatatttgtagaACACCAAGTGCAAGAAACGAGATATCAACATTCGCCATAGATGCTGCAAGGACTAATTAGTTTAAACCGCCTCTGCCTAGTATATTCAACTAGTGATCAATATGAGTTCCAGTATGCATTTATAAAAGTAACTGTTAAACATCAAAGAGTGTCCAAATAAACAAATACTACTATCTGATATAAATAGCTAAATACATAAACATCATAGCAATACCTAAAGTAAACCTAACTTTATAAACCACTGGCTATTAGTGTTATGTGACTAACTGAATGCATAAACATCATAACCTACCTAAAGAAAACCTAACTTTCAAAACCACTGTCTATTAGTTTTATGAGGCAGTGACCCAAAGCCATTTGATccaaagaataaataaataaataaacactaAAATACAGCAAACAGATATTATCCATCTGATAATAAAGAGTTTGAAGAGACAACAAATAAGATATCATAGAGGTGCGAGTTTGGACCCATTTATTCATGAATGAGACGTGGAAAATCAGCTTATGGGTACGATGTGtcaatgaaaaaagaaaaaaaaaggaactaaGAAATGGGTTGATCAGGGCAAACAAGTTGAAGGCTATACCAAATGCATCTTTAATGCATAAACCAtcttaaatcattttataagAAATAGTCATTATTATTGAAATAATCtagtttttgtaatcatattcaACTCACTGcttgattatataaatatatggtaatATGACTGAAAGCATCTCGGGTCAGATCCACTCGCCCTAAAAGCTTATTGTTTTGACCCATTGCCCAACCCATCAGTTTGGatagatcaaaatttgagttataGTACCTATAAAGGGTTTAGGTTTATTCATCAATGGTTTGATATTGGACATTTTTTTGGACTTTCTCCAAACTTTTCATGGTTTGGGTTGTTACTTATTTCTTGGTTAAGCACGGTGCAGGTTAATGGAGAAGTGTTTTGTGCCAACTTTCCAATAATCAAGGGCCTTCATAAGTAATACTATTTGCACACCAGTAGGTTACATGGATTAAAGATCAACTGTGGTCCATTATAATCTCAATCTACTACTTCAATAATTTAAAGGATGTTTGATCAGACATACAATTTAACCAAATGTTTGCTCACTAATCAAAACTATGAAATGAACAAGTGCGAAACAAGGAACACGGCGATAATCCCAGTTTTGTAGAACGATCCATCATCCACCAGTTCTTCGTAAGAATATTTTCcaaaacttttttaaacaataagGAGCAAATGGAAAAGAAGACTGAGCAGCGCAAATACCCGCAGATGCTGCTAGTTTGGCCTCAAATTCAGTCCATAACTAGGATTCTTACGGATTGCAGCATATAGGCATCCCAGCTCCGAAAACTGGATGATCTGCAATATCAAATCAAAATGTTTGTTGAAACTGGAACGCGCATAAACTCGTAAAGTATGCATGTGCGTATTACTATTCCATACTAGCAACGAGTGCTTTGTCCAAAATATTTCATcatgaaaaaaataaagcacAAGTAGACCTGTTCCAATGTTTAAAACATACATCTAGGGGGGATGATTAACAATGCAAATTATCTCATCAGGTTGAATATTAAAAATAGCTAACACATACAATCTCtatatcattttaattaaatatgtataatttgatAACTGTTTTTTGAATCATAGTCAACACATCATCATTCAAGACGTTTAGAACTGGATGCAGAGTGTTAATGGGTCACAAAAAAGGGGAACACTATTGTTACTGAAACAGGAGAAAAAAATACATACCTATAGGTTAAGCTTcccattttatatgtattttcatTTCATACCTTCTTTTTAACCTGATGAGATTAAGAAATGTTTTTGCAACTATGATCAACAGCCCACCTTCGCTTGTACCAATTCAGGACATATCAGTATACCACAATTAAACTATTATCCAAACCCTCCCGTCTAGCCGCATCTACCTGTGTCATTTTAATGTGTTGAAGGTATTCCTGCTGGCTGATACTAGTTGAGAAAGGACAATCTTACTTGACCACTCCTTATTGA is drawn from Erigeron canadensis isolate Cc75 chromosome 9, C_canadensis_v1, whole genome shotgun sequence and contains these coding sequences:
- the LOC122581058 gene encoding uncharacterized protein LOC122581058 isoform X2 — translated: MATKISSKSNNSVASDDVEKKDEKETSIDISISLDKLSLRPKKKLLVLPLAGIIVYRAHRSRPNTFPKNRRPDFSYGSFHVYKRPFCKEFLEFCFQRFHVALWSAAREYNLQGILDHVMGDRKRKLLFTWPNNGIFPETYDPEYKEDRFLGPNGELRMFLEGLSEAKDVPTYVKDHRIGQPPIIPDHSDWGYYSKIVRAFEKKGTTDDKI
- the LOC122581058 gene encoding uncharacterized protein LOC122581058 isoform X1; the protein is MATKISSKSNNSVASDDVEKKDEKETSIDISISLDKLSLRPKKKLLVLPLAGIIVYRAHRSRPNTFPKNRRPDFSYGSFHVYKRPFCKEFLEFCFQRFHVALWSAAREYNLQGILDHVMGDRKRKLLFTWDQEQCTDTGFMCLDRKDKPLFLKQLDYIWQNKYSNLPWRAGGYSPSNTLLITDPVKALLNPPNNGIFPETYDPEYKEDRFLGPNGELRMFLEGLSEAKDVPTYVKDHRIGQPPIIPDHSDWGYYSKIVRAFEKKGTTDDKI